A single region of the Procambarus clarkii isolate CNS0578487 chromosome 94, FALCON_Pclarkii_2.0, whole genome shotgun sequence genome encodes:
- the LOC138359948 gene encoding uncharacterized protein: MEAAGGWQSQERKAAAGWQSQERKAAGGWQSQEREAAGGWQSQEREAAGGWQSQEREAAGGWQSQERNTAGGWQSQEREAAGGWQSQERKAAGGWQSQEREAAGGWQSQERNTAGGWQSQERKAAGGWQSQERKAAGGWQSQEREAAGGWQSQERNTAGGWQSQERKAAGGWQSQERKAAGGWQSQERKAAGDGSHRSGRQQVMAVTGAGGSRWTAVTGAEGSR; this comes from the coding sequence atgGAGGCAGCAGGTGGATGGCAGTCACAGGAGCGGAAGGCAGCAGCTGGATGGCAGTCACAGGAGCGGAAGGCAGCAGGTGGATGGCAGTCACAGGAGCGGGAGGCAGCAGGTGGATGGCAGTCACAGGAGCGGGAGGCAGCAGGTGGATGGCAGTCACAGGAGCGGGAGGCAGCAGGTGGATGGCAGTCACAGGAGCGGAACACAGCAGGTGGATGGCAGTCACAGGAGCGGGAGGCAGCAGGTGGATGGCAGTCACAGGAGCGGAAGGCAGCAGGTGGATGGCAGTCACAGGAGCGGGAGGCAGCAGGTGGATGGCAGTCACAGGAGCGGAACACAGCAGGTGGATGGCAATCACAGGAGCGGAAGGCAGCAGGTGGATGGCAGTCACAGGAGCGGAAGGCAGCAGGTGGATGGCAGTCACAGGAGCGGGAGGCAGCAGGTGGATGGCAGTCACAGGAGCGGAACACAGCAGGTGGATGGCAATCACAGGAGCGGAAGGCAGCAGGTGGATGGCAGTCACAGGAGCGGAAGGCAGCAGGTGGATGGCAGTCACAGGAGCGGAAGGCAGCAGGTGATGGCAGTCACAGGAGCGGAAGGCAGCAGGTGATGGCAGTCACAGGAGCGGGAGGCAGCAGGTGGACGGCAGTCACAGGAGCGGAAGGCAGCAGGTGA
- the LOC138359950 gene encoding uncharacterized protein, with protein MKCLGLCAAGCTQWNGKREDCYKHIWLYNKLTSNEIDDIISAELPNADVDKHLHETVTKNMIHGPCGTLNPNSPCLIDGKCSKQYPRAFVSNTVTGNDGYTLYRRSAEDGGRISLPHNFCNLVTSKEELVEKVFPNIQINYKNHDWLSERAVLAAKNKDFYELNNIIQSNIKSETVTYKSVDTVVEADEAVNYPTVFLNSLDLPGIPPHVLQLNISVPIIMLRNINQPKLCNGTLLAVKKLISNVIETTILTGPLKGEDVLIPRIPMIPTDMPFQFKRLQFPIRLAFAKTINKAQGQSLELCGLDLYTDCFSHGQ; from the exons ATGAAGTGTTTAGGTCTGTGCGCTGCTGGATGTACTCAGTGGAATGGCAAAAGAGAGGATTGCTACAAGCACATCTGGCTCTATAACAAATTAACTTCAAACGAAATCGACGATATAATATCCGCTGAATTACCCAATGCCGACGTCGATAAGCATTTGCATGAAACTGTGACGAAAAACATGATACACGGACCTTGTGGTACACTGAATCCAAATTCACCATGCCTGATAGACGGAAAATGCTCTAAGCAATATCCTCGAGCATTTGTATCCAACACAGTTACAGGAAACGATGGATATACTTTATACAGAAGATCAGCAGAAGATGGCG gacgaatttcattgcctcataacttctgcaatttagtgacgtcaaaagaagaattggttgaaaaagtatttcccaatattcaaatcaATTATAAAAATCATGATTGGCTAAGTGAACGAGctgttcttgcggccaagaacaaagacttCTACGAActaaacaatattattcagtctaacatcaaAAGCGagacagtcacatacaagtccgtcgacactgttgtggaagcagatgaagcggttaattatccaacagtatttttgaattcactcgatctgccagggataccaccgcacGTCCTGCAGTTGAATAtcagcgtgccaattatcatgttgcgaaatatcaaccagccaaaactttgcaacggcacgctgcttgcagtaaaaaaattgaTCAGCAACGTCATAGaaacaacaatcttgacaggaccactaaaaggtgaagatgttctcattcctcgcattcctatgattccaacggatatgccatttcaatttaagagattgcaaTTCcccattcgattggcgtttgcaaaaaccatcaacaaagctcagggccaatctttagaattgtgtggTTTAGATCtatacacggattgcttctcacatggacagtaa